CCAACATCATCGTCTCCGATGGCCTCTCCGATGCTGAATTCTCGCAACTCGAATCAAAATTCAACATCACCTTTCCGCCGGACCTCCGCGCCATCCTCCACCACGGCCTCCCGATCTCGCCGGGCTTCCCAAACTGGCGCTCCTCCTCCGATCAGCAGCTCCAGATCCTCCTCAACCTCCCAACCTCCTCCATCCTCCGTCAGGTCTCAAAAACCGGATTCTGGCACCCTTCCTGGGGGCCCGAGACCAGTGACCCGACCCGGGCCACCAGCTCCGCGTGGCACATCTTGAACCAGGCTCCGCAGCTCATACCTATTTACCGGCATTGCTACATCCCTGCGTCGCCGAATGTAGCCGGAAATCCCGTCTTTTACGTCGATCACGGCGGCGATCTTAGGTTGTTGAGTTTCGACGTGGCGGGATTCTTCGAGAAGGCGGAGTTCATGTCGGAGTGGGAAGGGGAACAGGATGAGCCGGTTTGGGCGGCCAAGAGTGCGAGGAGAATAAGGTTTTGGTCGGAGATGGCGGAAGAGGTGGTGGAGGGGGAATTGGCAAACAAGTGGTGGTGGAGAAGGTTTGAAGGGGAGATTGGAGGGTGCATGGAAGGGGCGGTGTGGAAGCTGAGAGACGGAGGGTGGAGGGAGGAGGAGATTCGCGACATGATGATGGTCATGGACGACGGTGgtgatcatggagaggaagaagagaagaaggtgAATGTGAGGGTGAAGGACATGGAGGGGATGACGTGGCAGGCGAGGGTGCTGTCTTTGGTGCTTCTGCGTGCGGGTTGGAGCAGGGAAGATGTGGTGGACTCTCTTGGTTTGGTCGGCGATAAAGGGATGGAAGTCGTGGTTCCAATTCTATCAACAGATACAAGAAAGCATCACTCACAACTCACAAGTCACAATAACAATGCCTTAAACAACATTCTTTCAACTTAATTACTCCTCCTTAATTCTTATTAATTACTACCGTTCAATTAGTCAACCTTAGCAGCTATTTTCTTCATTGTTATCCTCACAATAGGCTAGGCTGATTATCATTTTTTGAGTGAATAGCAATTAATTTGTTGTTAGTTTTTATGGACAGAGATAAAAGGCGAATGAATTCAATTGTTGTTGAACAAGAGTGAACCGAATC
The Arachis duranensis cultivar V14167 chromosome 5, aradu.V14167.gnm2.J7QH, whole genome shotgun sequence genome window above contains:
- the LOC107487555 gene encoding uncharacterized protein LOC107487555 encodes the protein MPNLTTNYSKKPPRPNRICFSFAAYAAALMDRLKSSNIIVSDGLSDAEFSQLESKFNITFPPDLRAILHHGLPISPGFPNWRSSSDQQLQILLNLPTSSILRQVSKTGFWHPSWGPETSDPTRATSSAWHILNQAPQLIPIYRHCYIPASPNVAGNPVFYVDHGGDLRLLSFDVAGFFEKAEFMSEWEGEQDEPVWAAKSARRIRFWSEMAEEVVEGELANKWWWRRFEGEIGGCMEGAVWKLRDGGWREEEIRDMMMVMDDGGDHGEEEEKKVNVRVKDMEGMTWQARVLSLVLLRAGWSREDVVDSLGLVGDKGMEVVVPILSTDTRKHHSQLTSHNNNALNNILST